In Variovorax paradoxus, a single genomic region encodes these proteins:
- a CDS encoding PepSY-associated TM helix domain-containing protein: MKEGFRQSMAWLHTWSGLLVGWVLFMVFAAGTASYFKDEITFWMKPELHAAAQPAVPPARAVESAVAYLQQRGADSPRWFINLPNERQPSTDVLWLAAPPSPAAAAASDGKDKKPPRRRFDRASLDPATGEPVTAPRTTRGGEFLYRLHFDLHYMPALWARWIVGFCAMFMLVAIFSGIVTHKRIFKDFFTFRPKKGQRSWLDAHNVTAVLALPYHLMITYTGLVTLMFLYMPWGPQVAYKDRGGEQAFFSEVFPGGGRDQVKASGNRVPLAPIAPMIAQASAHWNGAAVGRVTVHQPNDANAVVSLTRAEGPQLSYDQPSMQFNGATGALIATFGDVPKPAAETRGVLYGLHIGRFANPLLRALFFLSGIAGCLMVATGLLLWAVKERQKFAKTLKQGGRVSFGLRLVDGLNLGAIAGLPLAMVAFFWANRLLPVEMAERGEAEIRWFFIVWGAAAVLGLLRPTLRMWQAQLSLGALLFVLLPVLNAFTGPAPLTVSLRSGPSAVAGFDLVSIALGLGLASAVWLVERKRRKTIAQKQATKTPPQGLATSEGGS, from the coding sequence ATGAAGGAAGGTTTCCGCCAATCGATGGCGTGGCTGCACACCTGGTCGGGCCTGCTGGTCGGCTGGGTGCTGTTCATGGTCTTCGCGGCCGGCACGGCGTCGTATTTCAAGGACGAGATCACGTTCTGGATGAAGCCCGAGCTGCACGCCGCCGCCCAGCCCGCCGTGCCGCCGGCCCGCGCCGTCGAAAGCGCCGTGGCCTATCTGCAGCAACGCGGCGCGGACAGCCCGCGCTGGTTCATCAACCTGCCGAACGAGCGCCAGCCGTCGACCGACGTGCTCTGGCTCGCGGCGCCTCCATCACCTGCTGCCGCCGCCGCGTCCGACGGCAAGGACAAGAAACCGCCGCGCCGCCGCTTCGACCGCGCATCGCTCGACCCGGCTACCGGCGAGCCCGTCACCGCGCCGCGCACCACTCGCGGCGGCGAGTTCCTCTATCGCCTGCACTTCGACCTGCACTACATGCCCGCGCTGTGGGCGCGCTGGATCGTGGGCTTCTGCGCGATGTTCATGCTGGTGGCGATCTTCAGCGGCATCGTCACGCACAAGCGCATCTTCAAGGACTTCTTCACCTTCCGCCCGAAGAAGGGCCAGCGCTCGTGGCTCGATGCGCACAACGTGACGGCGGTGCTCGCGCTGCCCTATCACCTGATGATCACGTACACCGGGCTCGTCACGCTGATGTTCCTGTACATGCCCTGGGGCCCGCAGGTGGCCTACAAGGACCGCGGCGGCGAGCAGGCGTTCTTCTCCGAGGTCTTCCCCGGCGGCGGCCGCGACCAGGTCAAGGCCTCGGGCAACAGGGTGCCGCTCGCGCCTATCGCGCCGATGATCGCGCAGGCCTCCGCGCACTGGAACGGCGCGGCCGTGGGCCGCGTCACCGTGCACCAGCCGAACGATGCCAACGCGGTGGTCTCGCTCACGCGCGCCGAAGGGCCGCAGCTGTCTTACGACCAGCCGTCGATGCAGTTCAACGGCGCGACCGGCGCGCTGATCGCCACCTTCGGCGACGTGCCCAAGCCCGCCGCCGAGACGCGCGGCGTGCTCTACGGCCTGCACATCGGCCGCTTCGCGAATCCGCTGTTGCGCGCGCTGTTCTTCCTCTCCGGCATCGCGGGCTGCCTGATGGTGGCCACGGGGCTGCTGCTGTGGGCGGTGAAGGAACGGCAGAAGTTCGCGAAGACGCTAAAGCAGGGCGGGCGCGTCAGTTTCGGGCTGCGGCTGGTCGACGGGCTCAACCTCGGCGCCATCGCCGGCTTGCCCCTTGCGATGGTGGCGTTCTTCTGGGCCAACCGCCTGCTGCCGGTCGAGATGGCCGAGCGCGGCGAGGCGGAGATCCGCTGGTTCTTCATCGTCTGGGGCGCGGCCGCCGTGCTGGGCCTGCTGCGGCCGACGCTGCGCATGTGGCAGGCACAGCTGTCGCTCGGTGCGCTGCTGTTCGTGCTGCTGCCGGTGCTCAATGCGTTCACCGGACCCGCTCCGCTGACGGTGAGCCTGCGCTCGGGCCCGAGCGCGGTGGCGGGCTTCGATCTCGTCTCCATCGCGCTGGGCCTGGGGCTGGCGAGCGCGGTCTGGCTCGTCGAGCGCAAGCGCCGCAAGACCATCGCGCAGAAGCAGGCCACGAAGACGCCGCCGCAAGGCCTGGCCACGTCGGAAGGGGGCTCGTGA
- a CDS encoding plasmid fertility inhibition factor family protein — protein sequence MNVEQLKLLAQRLRGVLERRNQPIGHSQSLDEIAALPGLRNWPEVLAFPHRVAAFELDILVAERLASRLKEHHAVDLMPRALLGVLVGNGTRQIAVQSINPWDTRKSAVYEVALESCEFAYMRVDASNCRNNERVVVVVDAQRFLSHWRADRNGHHVAEANGNPSTWIHDYKFEFAVDGFALGAANPVPLAQVGFWLKPNVRRSKMSNLMGDASEPSTTPVVAFTDGITRTFWLLVQGAPSFPVECSRSEAELLSHWCGASGVAPQSVAEITGMTDDSD from the coding sequence ATGAACGTAGAGCAACTCAAGCTACTCGCTCAACGCCTGCGCGGCGTGCTGGAGCGGCGGAATCAACCAATCGGGCACAGTCAATCGCTCGACGAGATTGCCGCCCTGCCGGGCTTGCGAAATTGGCCGGAGGTGCTTGCTTTTCCCCACCGGGTCGCCGCGTTTGAACTCGACATTCTTGTGGCAGAGCGTTTGGCGAGCAGATTGAAAGAGCACCACGCAGTCGACCTGATGCCGCGGGCGCTTCTAGGGGTTCTGGTTGGGAACGGAACCCGCCAGATTGCGGTGCAGAGCATCAATCCGTGGGATACGAGGAAGAGCGCCGTGTACGAAGTTGCTCTCGAATCATGCGAGTTCGCCTACATGCGAGTAGATGCGTCGAACTGCAGGAACAACGAGCGCGTGGTGGTAGTAGTCGATGCACAGCGCTTTCTGTCTCATTGGAGAGCTGACCGCAATGGGCATCACGTGGCCGAGGCCAATGGGAATCCGAGCACCTGGATTCATGACTACAAATTTGAATTCGCCGTTGACGGTTTCGCGCTCGGTGCCGCGAACCCGGTTCCTCTAGCGCAAGTAGGATTCTGGCTCAAACCCAATGTTCGGCGATCCAAGATGAGCAATTTGATGGGTGATGCTTCTGAACCGTCGACTACGCCTGTCGTTGCGTTCACCGACGGCATCACGCGCACTTTTTGGCTGCTTGTGCAAGGTGCTCCGAGTTTTCCTGTCGAATGCTCGCGTAGTGAAGCCGAGCTGCTCTCGCACTGGTGTGGGGCCTCTGGCGTAGCGCCTCAAAGTGTCGCTGAGATCACGGGCATGACGGATGATTCCGATTGA
- a CDS encoding ATP-binding protein, with product MTFDYQNAVSLPEYDANPFIAALPPILSRSEWIKVLQQGVVFSEHERDYPAKLRKHCVLRLGSYFEPTERQVKLAERVDMMLRRGYMGRNPLEPGHAARLAGGVRTAMSNSETAASAVSPPFESTALSNALIGCSGIGKTRAVARVLGYYPQCIEHGGFACMTQIAWLRLESPHTGGPKQLCIDFFKSVDRLLGTKYFQWYVKKGTGVDELIVHMAEVVTLHAIGLLVVDEVQHLQQARGQLGEEVLSFLVKLENQVGVSVLMIGTPKAEPILTRNFRQGRRSSMLGGLTWNPMPCDKTWTHFVRKLWKHQWTCQFMPLTTELCQTLHDLTQGITSLLVILFMLAQMRLITIAESRPSSPEELTCSLLKQVAKEEFAMIQPMLRALRRGDKKALTKYDDLQPLYMHIETVLQDAVAGNDAAFANDPSSAEDPSEATSAVLPAPPETQQMNDSLLTALTSIGVAHDVAAVLIAKVGPAAASLSPSQVLKMLAEEASEGPRTPKPPKARSQTKKRTSQSEAAASPPRTVPAPPLPPDDLRAIILQRGHGGATGYDALTAAGVIKQFTPESVFL from the coding sequence ATGACCTTCGACTATCAGAATGCAGTCAGTCTTCCTGAATACGACGCCAACCCCTTCATTGCGGCTTTACCGCCAATTCTTTCGCGCAGCGAATGGATTAAGGTGCTCCAGCAAGGTGTAGTCTTCAGTGAGCATGAGCGAGACTACCCCGCGAAGCTGCGCAAGCACTGCGTGCTGCGCTTGGGCAGCTACTTCGAACCGACCGAGCGCCAGGTCAAACTCGCAGAACGCGTCGACATGATGCTGCGTCGCGGCTACATGGGAAGGAACCCACTCGAGCCTGGTCACGCGGCTCGCCTGGCAGGGGGCGTGCGTACCGCCATGAGCAACAGCGAGACAGCAGCGTCTGCGGTGTCCCCGCCATTCGAATCCACTGCGCTGTCTAACGCTCTCATCGGTTGCTCAGGGATTGGCAAGACGCGTGCGGTCGCACGGGTCTTGGGCTACTACCCCCAATGCATCGAGCATGGTGGTTTTGCGTGCATGACACAAATCGCCTGGCTGCGACTGGAGAGTCCACACACCGGTGGTCCCAAACAGCTTTGCATCGACTTCTTCAAGTCGGTGGATCGTCTGCTCGGAACAAAGTACTTTCAGTGGTACGTCAAAAAGGGAACTGGCGTCGACGAACTGATCGTCCACATGGCCGAGGTCGTCACCTTGCATGCGATCGGCCTGCTCGTGGTGGACGAGGTTCAGCATTTGCAGCAAGCTCGAGGACAGCTGGGTGAAGAGGTGCTGAGTTTCTTGGTGAAGCTGGAAAACCAGGTTGGCGTTTCGGTCCTGATGATCGGCACACCCAAGGCCGAACCCATCCTCACGAGAAACTTTCGGCAGGGCCGCCGCTCGAGCATGCTGGGCGGGCTCACGTGGAATCCGATGCCGTGCGACAAGACTTGGACGCATTTCGTGAGGAAGCTCTGGAAGCATCAATGGACTTGCCAGTTCATGCCGCTGACGACAGAGCTCTGTCAGACGCTACACGACCTGACCCAAGGCATCACCAGCCTTCTGGTGATCCTGTTCATGCTCGCGCAGATGCGACTGATCACCATTGCAGAGTCCCGTCCGAGCTCGCCGGAGGAGCTGACCTGCTCGCTGCTCAAGCAGGTTGCAAAGGAAGAATTCGCCATGATCCAACCCATGCTCAGGGCGCTGCGTCGTGGCGACAAGAAGGCGCTCACGAAGTACGACGATCTGCAGCCGCTCTACATGCACATCGAGACGGTGCTCCAGGACGCTGTAGCCGGCAACGATGCGGCCTTCGCAAACGACCCTTCATCAGCCGAGGATCCATCCGAAGCCACGTCCGCTGTATTACCGGCACCTCCGGAAACTCAACAGATGAACGACTCGCTTCTTACCGCGCTGACGTCCATCGGAGTGGCGCACGACGTGGCGGCCGTCCTGATCGCCAAGGTCGGCCCAGCGGCGGCGTCCCTAAGTCCCTCGCAAGTCCTGAAAATGCTGGCCGAGGAGGCTTCGGAAGGGCCCAGGACGCCAAAGCCGCCCAAGGCCCGCAGCCAGACAAAAAAGAGAACTTCTCAATCCGAAGCTGCAGCCTCGCCACCGAGGACGGTACCAGCACCGCCACTTCCGCCAGACGACCTTCGGGCAATCATTCTGCAACGCGGCCACGGCGGAGCCACTGGGTACGATGCATTGACGGCGGCCGGCGTGATCAAGCAATTCACGCCCGAATCCGTATTCCTGTGA
- a CDS encoding TnsD family Tn7-like transposition protein, whose product MLTYFPKPYPDEVLYSVLARLWRHLGQPDMRDFMTQLFKLPYATPVFDMPGNLEVLATQIPERAGLTADRIIDELTLFPYFAAFESASGRERLRERMRCAHVQKHNRHSGMLAFSTGRMVQLKYCDECRKEMLTQFGELYWKREHLLPGVVVCPTHGTSLRMYRAPMRERYFHPASAELCPADKSPLVPERLWHELPRLHRISLRSKALLAGDGAPIAQELSAHYVSRLAETLGSPGKLDRTRAADLITRSLGPFFEMLRSPLSGRAGSSHWVQVVLRKYRPAVHPLYYVLLDQFMADYPDRAVFGDGPWECPNPIHRNDEVPPIKHVSVHRNGKRICGIFACRCGRTYQRIFDVGRDHMEPPVLISVVKKPADPEGELPLAT is encoded by the coding sequence ATGCTGACGTACTTCCCCAAGCCCTATCCCGATGAAGTCCTCTACAGCGTGCTGGCCAGGCTGTGGAGGCATCTGGGACAGCCGGACATGCGGGACTTCATGACGCAGCTCTTCAAGCTGCCATACGCCACGCCGGTCTTCGACATGCCAGGCAACCTGGAAGTATTGGCGACCCAGATCCCGGAACGCGCCGGCCTCACCGCAGACCGAATAATCGATGAGCTGACCCTGTTCCCCTACTTTGCGGCCTTCGAATCAGCGTCAGGTCGCGAACGACTGCGCGAAAGAATGCGCTGCGCGCACGTGCAAAAGCACAATCGTCACAGCGGGATGCTTGCTTTCTCCACAGGACGCATGGTGCAACTCAAGTACTGCGATGAGTGCCGGAAGGAGATGCTCACACAATTCGGGGAGCTCTACTGGAAGCGTGAACATCTGTTACCCGGCGTGGTGGTCTGCCCGACACACGGCACATCGTTGCGTATGTACAGAGCCCCAATGCGGGAAAGGTATTTCCACCCTGCGTCCGCCGAGCTTTGCCCTGCTGATAAGAGTCCGCTCGTTCCCGAGCGGCTCTGGCACGAGCTCCCGAGGCTGCATCGCATTTCGCTGCGCAGCAAGGCACTCCTCGCGGGCGACGGAGCACCAATTGCACAGGAACTCTCGGCTCACTATGTCTCGAGGTTGGCCGAGACATTGGGCTCGCCAGGAAAGCTTGACCGGACGCGCGCAGCGGATTTGATCACCCGGTCCCTAGGCCCGTTTTTTGAAATGCTGCGAAGTCCGCTGAGCGGGCGCGCGGGCAGTTCTCATTGGGTGCAGGTGGTGCTCCGCAAATACAGGCCCGCGGTGCATCCCCTGTACTACGTCCTGCTGGACCAATTTATGGCGGACTATCCGGACCGGGCCGTGTTCGGGGACGGGCCTTGGGAATGCCCGAACCCGATTCACAGAAATGATGAAGTGCCTCCCATCAAACACGTAAGCGTCCATCGCAATGGGAAGCGCATTTGCGGAATCTTCGCTTGCAGATGTGGACGCACGTATCAGCGCATCTTTGACGTCGGGAGGGATCACATGGAACCACCTGTTCTCATCTCGGTAGTCAAAAAGCCCGCTGACCCCGAGGGGGAACTGCCGCTAGCGACATAA
- a CDS encoding Mu transposase C-terminal domain-containing protein: MSPLLTNDILVYPDGGQRLRLLRLHEVVRPEPPGANQDEQPQPSETKVASIWFVIDIDAPHALPFGKDSQELTNDLLAGTAHLLMPDPFLRSNGGKPWKKSLIKLRDRAWALIKDLVQQIQIFFPRERSVLVQSRIGKKSEGKATKPTLYGHLRRYWQRGQTPNALLPDYQNCGAKGVVRPCTPDSPKRGRPRIYGDEIGINAHKAIRNVFKAAIQRYGKENAFTLPGIYDDMVEKFFTKQEVDPETGEIRYLPKGIASGAANESGIPDSDPKESGIPTFGEFKYWFYREGDSLNLKRRRVGARVYDKDLRGYTGTATTGVWGPGARYVIDATIADVYVVSRLNRRRIVGRPVLYVVIDTFSRMIVGIYIGLEGPSWVGAMMALANAAADKVAFCAKYGIAIKQEDWPCQHLCTYLLGDRGEMESHHVDVLSANFNIMIENAAAYRADWKGIVESRFLLLPAKFKPYTPGYIKPDYRVRGGNDYRLDAVLDLDDFTRIFIACVLRFNNHHELAEYDPDRGVLADAVKPVPLDLWNWGIVHRSGSLRRYPEELVKFSLMPTGKASVTTEGIKFQGAFYSGERAMAQRWFDQARQGKGRVVDVSYDPRGMDEIYIHGDEPMAFDTCSMTDRSRALRGLSLQEIDEALTLSANNSANHRTEAQMATSRMIGVINSTVEAALAKQPPPDGESDHSRVSNIRENRAQEKDDRRAEERFRLGATANQAARPAKTTVLPFLKDRRNDYDEPDITELDTDGAQP, translated from the coding sequence ATGAGCCCCCTTTTGACCAATGACATCCTGGTCTACCCCGACGGCGGGCAACGCCTGCGGCTGCTTCGCCTGCATGAAGTCGTGCGCCCCGAACCGCCCGGCGCGAACCAGGACGAACAGCCACAGCCATCAGAGACGAAGGTGGCCTCCATATGGTTCGTCATCGACATCGACGCACCTCACGCCCTTCCTTTTGGAAAGGACTCGCAGGAACTCACGAACGATTTGCTCGCGGGAACTGCACATCTCTTGATGCCAGACCCATTCTTGCGCAGCAACGGCGGCAAGCCATGGAAGAAAAGTCTCATCAAACTGCGCGACAGGGCCTGGGCGCTTATCAAGGACTTGGTGCAACAGATCCAGATCTTCTTTCCTCGAGAGCGCTCAGTCCTTGTTCAAAGCAGGATAGGTAAAAAAAGCGAGGGTAAAGCAACAAAGCCCACGCTCTATGGGCACCTGCGACGCTACTGGCAGCGCGGCCAGACGCCAAACGCCTTGTTACCCGATTATCAAAACTGCGGCGCCAAGGGCGTTGTGCGCCCGTGCACTCCCGACAGCCCCAAGCGAGGGCGTCCGCGCATATATGGCGATGAGATCGGCATCAACGCGCATAAGGCGATCCGCAATGTGTTCAAGGCCGCTATCCAGAGGTACGGGAAAGAAAACGCGTTTACTCTGCCCGGAATCTACGACGACATGGTGGAGAAATTCTTCACGAAGCAAGAGGTCGACCCCGAGACAGGGGAGATTCGATACCTGCCGAAGGGGATAGCGAGCGGCGCTGCAAATGAGTCGGGAATACCTGACAGCGATCCCAAGGAGTCGGGCATTCCGACGTTCGGCGAGTTCAAGTACTGGTTCTACCGCGAAGGCGATTCGCTGAACCTGAAACGCCGGCGGGTGGGCGCCCGGGTTTACGACAAGGATCTTCGCGGCTACACCGGAACCGCCACCACAGGTGTATGGGGTCCCGGCGCACGTTACGTGATCGACGCGACCATCGCAGATGTCTACGTTGTATCCAGGCTCAACCGTCGGCGAATAGTCGGGCGACCCGTCCTGTACGTGGTGATTGATACGTTCTCGCGAATGATCGTGGGTATTTACATTGGCTTGGAGGGGCCGTCATGGGTCGGCGCCATGATGGCGTTGGCCAACGCGGCCGCCGACAAAGTCGCCTTCTGCGCGAAGTACGGCATAGCCATCAAGCAGGAAGACTGGCCTTGCCAGCACCTTTGCACCTATCTGTTGGGTGACCGCGGCGAAATGGAAAGCCATCACGTCGACGTCCTGAGCGCGAACTTCAACATCATGATCGAGAACGCGGCAGCCTACCGCGCAGACTGGAAGGGCATCGTTGAATCGCGATTCCTCCTACTGCCCGCGAAGTTCAAGCCCTACACCCCCGGGTACATCAAGCCGGACTACCGGGTGCGCGGTGGCAACGACTACCGTCTTGACGCGGTGCTCGATCTCGACGACTTCACGCGAATCTTCATCGCCTGCGTTCTGCGTTTCAACAATCATCATGAGCTGGCTGAATATGACCCCGATCGCGGCGTCCTGGCCGACGCCGTGAAGCCGGTCCCTTTGGACCTGTGGAACTGGGGCATTGTTCATCGCAGCGGTTCACTTCGGCGGTACCCGGAAGAGTTGGTGAAGTTCTCGTTGATGCCCACGGGCAAGGCCAGTGTGACCACCGAGGGAATCAAGTTCCAGGGTGCCTTCTACAGCGGCGAGCGGGCCATGGCGCAGCGATGGTTCGACCAGGCCCGGCAAGGCAAGGGACGGGTCGTTGATGTCTCGTATGACCCCAGGGGAATGGACGAGATCTACATTCACGGGGATGAGCCCATGGCATTCGACACGTGCTCCATGACCGATCGCAGCCGCGCCTTGCGCGGACTTTCGCTGCAGGAGATCGACGAGGCGCTGACCCTCAGCGCCAACAACTCAGCCAACCACCGCACCGAGGCCCAGATGGCCACCTCCCGAATGATTGGCGTCATCAATTCCACCGTGGAAGCGGCTCTTGCCAAGCAACCCCCTCCCGATGGCGAGAGCGACCACAGCCGTGTGTCAAACATCAGGGAAAACCGCGCTCAGGAAAAAGATGATCGGCGCGCCGAGGAGCGATTCCGCCTCGGCGCAACGGCGAATCAGGCAGCGCGTCCGGCGAAAACCACGGTACTGCCATTTCTGAAAGACCGTCGCAACGACTACGACGAACCCGACATCACCGAACTCGACACCGACGGAGCACAGCCATGA
- a CDS encoding aldo/keto reductase, whose product MKLDNYLTLGRSGLRVSPMSLGTMTFGSDWGWGADASESRRMFDAYVERGGNFIDTANFYTNGSSEKLVGQFVAGKRESVVLATKYSLNTQPGNPNAGGNHRRNMVRSVEASLQRLGTDYIDLLYLHIWDNLTPFDEVMRAFDDLVRAGKVLYAGVSDTPAWQIARMQTLADLHGWAPLVALQIEHSLIERTVERELLPMARELGLGVLAWSPLASGVLSGKYTRADLDHRKSADSSVTGTRKDVAAGNGALTARTLDIADEVSRIAKAQGRSPAQIALAWLLHRSAPVVMPIIGARTFAQFEDNLGALDVVLDDETLQLLDAVSAVTMGFPHDFMALPMTQGVLSGGTSVRRPA is encoded by the coding sequence ATGAAACTCGACAACTACCTCACCCTCGGCCGCTCCGGCCTGCGCGTCAGCCCCATGTCGCTGGGCACCATGACCTTCGGCAGCGACTGGGGCTGGGGCGCCGACGCGAGCGAGTCGCGCCGCATGTTCGACGCCTACGTGGAGCGCGGCGGCAACTTCATCGACACCGCCAACTTCTATACCAACGGCAGCTCCGAAAAGCTGGTGGGTCAGTTCGTCGCCGGCAAGCGCGAGTCGGTGGTGCTGGCCACCAAGTACTCGCTCAACACGCAGCCCGGCAACCCGAACGCCGGCGGCAACCATCGCCGCAACATGGTCCGCTCGGTCGAGGCCAGCCTGCAGCGGCTGGGCACCGACTACATCGACCTGCTGTACCTGCACATCTGGGACAACCTCACGCCCTTCGACGAAGTGATGCGCGCCTTCGACGACCTCGTGCGCGCGGGCAAGGTGCTCTACGCGGGCGTCTCCGACACGCCGGCCTGGCAGATCGCGCGCATGCAGACGCTGGCCGACCTGCACGGCTGGGCCCCGCTGGTGGCGCTGCAGATCGAGCACAGCCTGATCGAGCGCACGGTGGAGCGCGAGCTGCTGCCGATGGCGCGCGAACTCGGCCTGGGCGTGCTGGCATGGTCGCCGCTGGCCAGCGGTGTGCTGTCGGGCAAGTACACGCGCGCCGACCTCGACCACCGCAAGAGCGCGGATTCGAGCGTCACGGGCACGCGCAAGGACGTGGCCGCCGGCAACGGCGCACTGACCGCGCGCACGCTCGACATCGCCGACGAGGTGTCGCGCATCGCGAAGGCGCAGGGCCGCTCACCGGCGCAAATCGCGCTGGCATGGCTGCTGCATCGCAGCGCGCCGGTGGTGATGCCGATCATCGGCGCGCGCACCTTCGCGCAGTTCGAGGACAACCTCGGCGCGCTCGACGTGGTGCTCGATGACGAGACGCTGCAACTGCTCGACGCGGTGAGCGCCGTGACGATGGGGTTCCCGCACGACTTCATGGCGCTGCCGATGACGCAGGGCGTGCTGTCGGGCGGCACCTCGGTGCGGCGGCCGGCCTGA
- a CDS encoding DUF3649 domain-containing protein — MTSGLRYRLGVAARAIAAIFGGYGVAALSAAVLGLCLPVAFGMARSEATMTGTLSSFLVFALAVMWVFAARTALRAWSGLAIAAASLGALLLVLLRFTGGAAA; from the coding sequence GTGACCTCCGGCCTTCGTTACCGCCTCGGCGTAGCCGCCCGCGCCATTGCCGCCATCTTCGGCGGTTATGGCGTCGCCGCCCTGTCCGCCGCCGTGCTCGGCCTGTGCCTGCCTGTCGCCTTCGGCATGGCGCGCAGCGAAGCCACGATGACCGGCACGCTGTCGTCCTTCCTCGTCTTCGCGCTCGCCGTGATGTGGGTCTTCGCCGCGCGCACCGCGCTGCGCGCCTGGTCCGGGCTGGCCATCGCCGCGGCGTCGCTCGGCGCGCTGCTGCTCGTGCTCCTGCGGTTCACCGGGGGCGCAGCGGCATGA
- a CDS encoding TnsA endonuclease N-terminal domain-containing protein, with protein sequence MAKRRYSFDEDKIARFLKQGRGQGRGADYLPWLTIHDLSSTGLSSRLQGRKSHRVHHVLSKIERAVLMLFDWNDYVIDIREQYPLDRAKTRAIAANMGVTSPRDRDTGVDIVMTTDFLVTALIDGEEQDFPVACKPQSELDNPRSIEKLEIERRFWQALGRPWRLVTEKDYPQVRVGNLEWLYEMQSLEHLEAPHPNYWSDRRDQVLHGLASAGAVSLHRLLEQLQDRWGHQPGEGLMMLRHLASTKRVAFDLNRPFDIMEPASGFQVVPASAMPATPFADNAEWRAAA encoded by the coding sequence ATGGCTAAACGCCGTTACTCGTTCGACGAAGACAAGATCGCCCGCTTCTTGAAGCAAGGCCGAGGCCAAGGGCGCGGTGCCGACTACCTACCGTGGTTGACGATCCACGACCTTTCCTCAACAGGCCTGTCCTCCAGGCTGCAGGGTCGCAAGTCCCATAGGGTGCATCACGTACTCTCAAAAATCGAGCGTGCGGTATTGATGCTGTTCGACTGGAACGATTACGTGATCGACATCCGAGAGCAGTACCCGCTCGATCGCGCAAAGACACGTGCCATTGCAGCGAACATGGGCGTGACAAGTCCGCGCGATCGGGATACTGGCGTGGACATCGTGATGACGACGGACTTCCTCGTGACGGCCTTGATCGACGGCGAGGAACAGGATTTTCCGGTGGCATGTAAGCCGCAGAGCGAACTGGACAATCCTCGCAGCATCGAGAAGCTCGAGATCGAGCGGCGTTTCTGGCAGGCACTCGGCCGCCCCTGGCGCCTGGTGACCGAAAAGGACTATCCCCAGGTGAGGGTTGGCAACCTCGAGTGGCTGTACGAAATGCAGTCGCTGGAACACCTCGAGGCCCCGCATCCGAACTATTGGTCCGATCGCCGTGACCAGGTTTTGCACGGGCTCGCCAGCGCCGGTGCCGTCTCGCTTCACCGACTGCTCGAGCAACTGCAGGATCGCTGGGGCCACCAGCCCGGAGAGGGACTGATGATGCTGCGCCACCTCGCCTCCACCAAGCGGGTGGCTTTCGACCTGAATCGCCCGTTCGACATCATGGAGCCTGCAAGTGGGTTTCAGGTCGTGCCGGCTTCAGCAATGCCTGCAACGCCCTTCGCTGATAACGCGGAATGGAGGGCTGCAGCATGA
- a CDS encoding DUF3325 domain-containing protein → MHALLLALVFAASLAGFCALSLAMDRHSEDVFGRGSTPGPWRRWLQLGGTALLCLSLGASLQAAGGSIGWVLWLGALTAAALTTVGLLSAVPGRFHWIASATAVLALGGTLLYLLLTALLSA, encoded by the coding sequence ATGCATGCCCTGCTCCTTGCGCTCGTGTTCGCCGCCTCGCTCGCGGGCTTCTGTGCGTTGAGCCTCGCGATGGACCGCCACAGCGAAGACGTGTTCGGCCGCGGCAGCACGCCCGGCCCGTGGCGGCGCTGGCTGCAACTGGGCGGCACCGCGCTGCTGTGCCTGTCGCTGGGCGCGAGCCTGCAGGCGGCCGGCGGCAGCATCGGCTGGGTGCTCTGGCTGGGTGCGCTCACGGCGGCCGCGCTCACGACGGTCGGCCTGCTCAGCGCGGTGCCGGGCCGCTTCCACTGGATCGCCTCCGCAACCGCGGTGCTCGCGCTCGGCGGAACGCTGCTCTACCTGCTGCTGACCGCCCTGCTCTCGGCCTGA